In a single window of the Arthrobacter zhangbolii genome:
- a CDS encoding tyrosine-protein phosphatase codes for MSEATRPASASAPAPAPLANLRDLGGIPVRGGRIRPGLVLRSDDVATTTPAQVAELVEAGLSTIIDLRSAQEAQRTGRGPSADHPLRYLALPLTDAEAAPPELAGQFLASVRTPEHVGQWYAKIFTGRKEALVRGLEAVADAPGTVLFHCAAGKDRTGMFAAALLAVLGADPEDIADDYSLTQDRMPEVYRRMGLAELSAGADIPLDHPVLAAHPAAMRTMLAVLDSHSGGITGVLRAGGLTTDLAGRLHGKLVQPVPSGL; via the coding sequence ATGTCCGAAGCAACCCGTCCAGCCTCTGCGTCCGCCCCCGCTCCAGCCCCGCTGGCGAATCTGCGTGACCTGGGCGGTATCCCGGTCCGGGGCGGACGCATCCGCCCCGGCCTTGTCCTGCGCTCGGACGACGTCGCCACCACCACACCCGCCCAGGTCGCCGAGCTGGTGGAGGCGGGCCTGTCCACCATCATCGACCTGCGTTCCGCGCAGGAGGCGCAGCGCACCGGACGCGGCCCGTCGGCGGATCATCCGCTCCGGTATCTGGCGCTGCCCCTGACCGATGCGGAGGCCGCGCCCCCGGAGCTGGCCGGACAGTTCCTTGCGTCCGTCCGCACCCCCGAGCATGTGGGCCAGTGGTACGCCAAAATCTTTACCGGCCGGAAGGAAGCCCTTGTCCGGGGACTGGAGGCGGTGGCCGATGCCCCCGGCACGGTGCTGTTCCACTGCGCTGCCGGCAAGGACCGGACCGGGATGTTTGCAGCCGCCCTGCTCGCCGTGCTGGGTGCCGATCCCGAGGACATTGCCGATGACTACTCCCTGACCCAGGACCGCATGCCGGAGGTTTACCGGAGGATGGGCCTTGCCGAGCTCAGCGCCGGCGCAGACATTCCCCTGGACCACCCCGTGCTGGCCGCCCATCCGGCGGCAATGCGGACCATGCTCGCCGTTCTGGACTCACATTCCGGCGGGATCACCGGGGTGCTGCGTGCGGGCGGGCTGACCACGGACCTGGCCGGCCGGCTGCACGGCAAACTGGTGCAGCCGGTCCCCTCAGGGCTCTAG